In a genomic window of Sporosarcina trichiuri:
- the eno gene encoding phosphopyruvate hydratase, which produces MPVISIVQAREVLDSRGNPTVEVEVFTESGAFGRAIVPSGASTGEYEAVELRDGDKGRYLGKGVLKAVDHVNEVIADALEDNYSVLDQVVIDKALIELDGTENKGKLGANAILGVSMAVAHAAADYLDIPLYQYIGGINAKQLPVPMMNIVNGGEHADNNVDIQEFMIMPVGAESFRHALRMGAEIFHSLKSVLKEKGLNTAVGDEGGFAPNLSSNEDALSTIVEAIEKAGYKPGEDIMLAMDAAASEFYNAEEGKYKLAGEGIEKTSEEMVDWYESLVDKYPIISIEDGLDENDWAGTKLLTDRLGKRVQLVGDDLFVTNTKKLARGIEEGVGNSILIKVNQIGTLTETLDAIEMAKRAGYTAVISHRSGETEDTTIADLAVATNAGQIKTGAPSRTDRVAKYNQLLRIDDQLDETAQYLGKDTFYNLK; this is translated from the coding sequence ATGCCGGTAATCAGTATTGTTCAAGCAAGGGAAGTTCTTGACTCACGGGGCAATCCGACAGTCGAAGTGGAAGTATTCACGGAAAGCGGCGCATTCGGCCGTGCCATCGTCCCGTCCGGTGCTTCCACCGGCGAATACGAAGCAGTGGAACTGCGTGACGGCGACAAAGGCCGCTACCTCGGGAAAGGCGTCCTGAAAGCGGTCGATCATGTGAATGAAGTCATCGCGGATGCCCTCGAAGACAACTACTCTGTCCTCGATCAGGTCGTCATCGACAAAGCACTGATCGAGCTGGACGGTACCGAGAACAAAGGCAAGCTCGGCGCGAACGCGATTCTAGGTGTTTCGATGGCGGTTGCCCATGCGGCGGCGGATTACTTGGACATCCCGCTCTACCAATACATCGGCGGCATCAACGCAAAACAGCTGCCTGTCCCGATGATGAATATCGTCAATGGCGGCGAGCATGCGGATAACAACGTGGACATCCAGGAATTCATGATCATGCCGGTCGGCGCGGAGTCGTTCCGCCATGCGCTGCGTATGGGTGCTGAGATCTTCCACAGCCTGAAGTCCGTCCTGAAGGAAAAAGGATTGAACACAGCAGTCGGGGACGAAGGCGGATTCGCTCCGAACCTGTCGTCGAACGAAGACGCACTGTCCACGATCGTCGAGGCGATCGAAAAAGCGGGCTACAAGCCGGGCGAAGATATCATGCTGGCGATGGATGCGGCAGCATCCGAGTTCTACAACGCGGAGGAAGGCAAGTACAAGCTTGCCGGAGAAGGCATCGAGAAGACGTCCGAAGAGATGGTGGACTGGTACGAGAGCCTTGTGGATAAGTACCCGATCATCTCGATCGAGGACGGCCTCGATGAGAACGACTGGGCCGGCACGAAGCTGCTGACAGACCGTCTCGGTAAGCGTGTCCAGCTCGTGGGTGATGACCTGTTCGTCACAAACACGAAAAAGCTTGCACGCGGAATCGAAGAAGGCGTCGGCAACTCGATCCTCATCAAAGTGAACCAGATCGGCACATTGACAGAGACATTAGATGCGATCGAAATGGCGAAGCGCGCCGGCTATACAGCGGTCATTTCGCACCGTTCGGGTGAGACGGAAGATACGACGATCGCAGATCTCGCCGTGGCAACGAACGCCGGGCAGATCAAGACCGGTGCGCCGTCCCGTACGGATCGCGTCGCGAAGTACAACCAGC